The DNA segment GGCCTTGTGCCATGGATTTGGCAAAAGAGACGCCAACCATTAAGGAACCTAGTAAACCCGGACCAGCTGTGAATGCGATCCCATCCAGACGGTCCTTGGTGATACCCGCCTTCTTAAGGGCTGCATCTACGGTGGGGACAATGTGCTGCATATGTGCCCTGGACGCCAGTTCCGGAACCACACCACCATATTCTTCATGAACCTGCTGAACGGCCACCACGTTGGCAAGAATTTTGTCATTTATAGAAATCGCGGCGGAGGTATCGTCACATGATGATTCGATGGCCAGCAGAACAATGTCTTTCATGATGCAAATATGGAAGTTTCTGAAATAACGACCTTCATTTTGTATGAAGTTAATCCAAGTCTGAGATGGTTGTAAACATTGGAGCGTTTAAACCGATGGGAAAATATATTGCTACCTTTATGCGAACCGTTAGTACTGTATGACCGGCCGGAAGAAAAAGTGGTTAATCGGATTGATCATTGTACCTGTGTTGTTGCTGACGTGCGGCTACGGTGCCATTCGTAGTCCATATGTGCAAACAAAGGTGGTGCAATGGATAGCGGGGAAGCTTTCAAAGAAATGGAATACCAATGTTTCCATTCAGGGCTTTGATCTTACTTTTTTTTCAGGATTTGTACTGGAAGGTCTCTATGTAGAAGATCAGAAGGGCGATACCCTGCTGTATGTTGAGTCCATAAGTGCCGGTATACAGGGGGTTTCCAGGAAGGAGAAACTGATCAGACTTGAAAGTTTGCGTCTGAAACGTCCCGTTATTCATCTGCATAAGTACGACACGGATTCCGTGCTTAATTTCCAGTTTATCCTGGATTCGCTGGCCAGTAAAGATACCACTAAAAAGAGCAAGGGCTGGGGAGTAACCTGTCCTGCGTATTACCTTGAAAATGGTGCTCTTTCTTTTCGCAATCATCATGCTGAAATTTCCGGTGACGGATTTCAACCCAATAACCTTAGGGTAAGTAAACTTAATCTGGGGTTGGAAGACCTGAATGTAACGGAGGATACCATCACTGCCCGGATTGCTTTTGCCTCGTTAAGGGAAGCCTCGGGTATCACATTGGATTATCTGTATACCGATGTGCGTTACGATCCCACCCGGCTTACACTGGATCATACCGAGCTTAGGACGCCATCGTCCATGCTTAAGTTTCAGGGGGAGCTGTCATACAAGACACCAGCAGACCTCGCATCTTTTAACAACAATGTCCGCTTTAAAGCAGCCTTTGAACCCTCACGACTGGAGCTTGGGGATATCGCCTGGTTTGCCGCGCCATTGAAGGGGATTCGCAAACGTCTGGCCCTTTCCGGTTCATTCAGAGGAAAACCGTCTGAACTCAAGGGGCGTAACTTGAAAGTGCGGTTCGCGCATGAATCCAATTTCGAAGGGGATGTGAATATCAAAGGAATGCCGGATTGGGCCACCACGTTTATTCATGCAAATATTACCAAACTCGAAACAACGGTGTTCGACCTCGAGCAGATTCCGGTCCCTCCGTTCAATGAACAAAAAACATTATCCCTGCCTCCACAGTTGGCGCGACTTGGGAAGTTTGGGTTTACGGGAGACTTCACAGGGTTCCTCCACGAATTTGTGGCCTATGGACAGTTTAATACCGCATTGGGTAGTATCAGTACAGACGTATCTCTGAGCCGGGATGAATCCATCCGTTACAAGGGACAAATCCGGATGGATCAGTTTCATGTGGGCAAGTTCTTTGACATGGCGCCTAAGCTTGGCAGGGTGACCATGAATGTGAAGGTAGATGGAAGTGGCATCGACAAGGATCACCTGAAAACCGCTATCAAAGGAAACATCGGACATATCCTTTATGCAGGATATGATTACAAGCAACTGGAGGTGGAGGGCTATCTCGAAAATCAACTGTTCTCTGGAAGCCTCAAGGCCAACGATGAAAACCTTGACCTGACCTTTGACGGAAGTATCGACTACCGTGGGCGGGAACCCATCTTCGATTTTGTTTCCAACATACGGAAGGCGCGTTTCCACACGCTGAACCTTGTGCCTGAAAAGTATGCCATGGAACTTCAGACAGAGGCCCGGATCCATCTTACCGGTGATCATATCGATAAGATATCGGGGTCACTGGATCTTCTCCGGACCCGGATCATCAAAGATACCACTTCGTTGATGGTCGGTGATCTGGCAATGAACATCAACCGATCTAAAAACAACGACAAGATTTCCATCCGTTCAGATCTGCTGGATGCTGATGTCTCGGGGCAGTATAGCCTGGAGTATATAAAGCAGTCCATACTCGCCACGCTTATGGAGTATCTCCCGTCATTTAAGCCATACGCCCTGCCGTCACGCTTACCGGAACAGAATCTGGAAATCCAGGCGACCGTGAAAAACCTGGATGACATCGGAGCGGTTTACTTTCCTAATCAGGTCCCAGGAAGAAATACCTCCATCATTGGCAGGTATAACTCAGCCATGCATACCGTGCACCTGAACATGAGCGCACCCAGTGCAAGCGTAGGAGGTATGGAGGCTAAACGATTCAACGCTTCAGTTCGATCTGCTTCCGGTATTTTACATGTAGATTGGGATTGTGATACCCTTTATCTGCCGGGGAGCAGCAAGGCCCGGAACCTCTCATTCAGTGGTGAAGCCTCTGCCGATACACTTAACTATATCCTGGGGTGGGATAATCAGGATTCATCACTATATACAGGCGATATCGTTGGTTCGTTGGATTTCAGTGCATATCCTTCGTTTGCCCATGTGTTTAAAAAAGCGGAGATCACGTTTTATGATACCTTGTGGACAGTGGCCAGCGATAACCGCCTTGTTTTCGATACTTCCGGTATTACCATCAATCATATGTATCTGCACTCCCAGTCACAGGCGCTGGATATACGTGGGAAAATATCTCATAACCCTTACAATAAATTGCTGGTGGATTTTGATGAATTCGATCTCCGGAAGACCGATCCGTTCCTGCAAGATAAGGTGCTCGTGTTAGCCGGTGTCATCAACGGGCAAGCGGCCTTGTCCAATTTATACAGCAATCCCGTCATTTCAACAAATATTGAGTTCAAGGGACTCAGGGTGAATGAGCAGGATATCGGTGATGGGCTTGTAAACAGCGACTGGGATCCGGATGGAAAGAAAGCGCGACTGCGGGGTACATTTAAGCGTAATGACCGCCCATCCGTGAACTTCGACGGTTATTATTACCCGTTTGAAACAGAAAACGTGCTGGATATTCATTTTGATATCGCGCATATCCGCCTTAATCTATTTAATGATTATGTGAATGCCTTTATTTCAAACCTGAATGGTGTGGTCAACGGTTCGCTGGATCTCAAGGGCAGTTTCAAAAAGCCGGTGTTGTTGGGTGAACTGGATGTGGTGAAAACCGTTTTCAATGTAAATTACCTTGGGACACGGTATAATTTCGGAAGCAAGGTCAAGTTCACCGAACACTGGATGGAGTTTGACAGTCTCGTGTTGTATGACGGACAAAACGGCCGGGGCATTACGTACGGGAAAATTTTTCACGATGGCTTCAGAAACTGGGGGTTGGACCTGAGCATGGATCTGGACCGGATGCATTGTTTGAACACCGGCGCAAAGGACAACAGTCTGTATTACGGACAGGCCTACGCAAGCGGACTGCTGAATGTTCGGGGAGACCTGAGTAACCTGGTGGTGGATGTACTGGCCAAGCCCGAAAAAGGAACCCGGATAAACATCCCACTTGATAACCCCGACGAGGTGAGTGAAAGTGGTTTTGTGATGTTTGTGAATCCGCATAAAGATACGCTCAGGACGAAGGACAAGGATTACAATGTAAACCTGGATGGTATCCAGCTGAATATGGACCTGGAGGTGACCCCGGATGCAGAGGTGTCCCTGATATTTGATGAAAAGGTCGGTGATGTCATGAGGGGTAGAGGAAACTCAAACCTGAAACTGGAAATAAGCT comes from the Flavobacteriales bacterium genome and includes:
- a CDS encoding translocation/assembly module TamB, which encodes MTGRKKKWLIGLIIVPVLLLTCGYGAIRSPYVQTKVVQWIAGKLSKKWNTNVSIQGFDLTFFSGFVLEGLYVEDQKGDTLLYVESISAGIQGVSRKEKLIRLESLRLKRPVIHLHKYDTDSVLNFQFILDSLASKDTTKKSKGWGVTCPAYYLENGALSFRNHHAEISGDGFQPNNLRVSKLNLGLEDLNVTEDTITARIAFASLREASGITLDYLYTDVRYDPTRLTLDHTELRTPSSMLKFQGELSYKTPADLASFNNNVRFKAAFEPSRLELGDIAWFAAPLKGIRKRLALSGSFRGKPSELKGRNLKVRFAHESNFEGDVNIKGMPDWATTFIHANITKLETTVFDLEQIPVPPFNEQKTLSLPPQLARLGKFGFTGDFTGFLHEFVAYGQFNTALGSISTDVSLSRDESIRYKGQIRMDQFHVGKFFDMAPKLGRVTMNVKVDGSGIDKDHLKTAIKGNIGHILYAGYDYKQLEVEGYLENQLFSGSLKANDENLDLTFDGSIDYRGREPIFDFVSNIRKARFHTLNLVPEKYAMELQTEARIHLTGDHIDKISGSLDLLRTRIIKDTTSLMVGDLAMNINRSKNNDKISIRSDLLDADVSGQYSLEYIKQSILATLMEYLPSFKPYALPSRLPEQNLEIQATVKNLDDIGAVYFPNQVPGRNTSIIGRYNSAMHTVHLNMSAPSASVGGMEAKRFNASVRSASGILHVDWDCDTLYLPGSSKARNLSFSGEASADTLNYILGWDNQDSSLYTGDIVGSLDFSAYPSFAHVFKKAEITFYDTLWTVASDNRLVFDTSGITINHMYLHSQSQALDIRGKISHNPYNKLLVDFDEFDLRKTDPFLQDKVLVLAGVINGQAALSNLYSNPVISTNIEFKGLRVNEQDIGDGLVNSDWDPDGKKARLRGTFKRNDRPSVNFDGYYYPFETENVLDIHFDIAHIRLNLFNDYVNAFISNLNGVVNGSLDLKGSFKKPVLLGELDVVKTVFNVNYLGTRYNFGSKVKFTEHWMEFDSLVLYDGQNGRGITYGKIFHDGFRNWGLDLSMDLDRMHCLNTGAKDNSLYYGQAYASGLLNVRGDLSNLVVDVLAKPEKGTRINIPLDNPDEVSESGFVMFVNPHKDTLRTKDKDYNVNLDGIQLNMDLEVTPDAEVSLIFDEKVGDVMRGRGNSNLKLEISSKGVFNMYGTYEVTEGDYLFTLQNVINKKFKVKDGGTITWNGNPYDADLDLKAAYGVRTSLSDLFQDTAQAYRKRVPVDCDMYLTGKLLSPDIRFDVSFPNSPEDVRSQAKSLMNTDEEVNRQVFSLLVLYRFTPPLQFGGGPGLGQQSVFEKGAGNTTSELLSHQLSNWISQNSDKYDVNVNYRPGDELTQEEIEVALSTQLFHDRVQLESNVGYAGEQQNNPSRLVGDFNLEYKVREDGKFRVKAFNRSNDFDLLSQEAPYSQGVGLFYREEFNTWQGLMRKVFSGRSSEKKTDAQPSEAEQQPEKNEELEMKNEE